A stretch of DNA from Acanthochromis polyacanthus isolate Apoly-LR-REF ecotype Palm Island chromosome 21, KAUST_Apoly_ChrSc, whole genome shotgun sequence:
CATCGTCAGAGACCCCACTCACCCTGGATATAAACAAAACGGGCcctcaaagtgcaaaaattacagagcAGACATTAacagcagattgtaaatttgtaaaactctaaatttaaaataactcatagaccatgacaagttgttttgatcataaagtaaaatactagattgctcattgttttgtcattttgcatctcatttttgcacaattttgctttgctttttttgtttttttgtccagcGTTTGTCTCATGCTGTTGTCATCTCGTTTCTcctttttgccgttttgtgtttcctttttgtcttatttttgtcattttgtgttttgctttattcattgttttatgtgttgttttgtgggtttttttgtctcacttgtgttgttagtctacttttttatcgttttgtttctcgcttctgtcatttttggtcttgtttgtgtcatttgtgtaattatttttgtctcatttttgtcatttgtccattttttggtctcatgttttgtttcatgccgtttgttgatttttttagtcattttgtgtctgatttttgtaatattttgtcgtttttttgtctgacttgtcatttgaATCATATAGTAAAACActatatcgttcagttccagatacttgTGACCAAATGTTTTGCTCATTTGtggacactctgtgatctggaagttgtaatgtgtaaatgctAAACTGAGGTATAATGTTCTTGAAactgaacttgtttttcttcagacatttcaggttgttcatggtgttttgtaaaaagataattcccaaaatgtgaacattctCGGAGtggactttttttgcactaaaacaaaggacattgaaaaaaatggagtTGTGGTTGCTTATTGGTCATtctactgtgattttactggtcacttgagatcaaattgggctgaatgtggcccctgaacgaCAATGAGTTTGACAGTCCTGGGTCAAACAGATGAAGTATCTCCATTCCTACCCGCAGTATTTCTGCTGGTACTTCTCTCCGTAGGTGGAGTTAAGCAGGATCAGGTACTCTGCCAGCCCGGCATCACTCAGACTGGTCCTCCGGCGGAGCTCGCTCCACAGCTTGTGCGCCTCTCCGAGATAAACCCGCCTCACGTCGTACTTCTTCCGGGACTGAAGCCGCCTCTGGGCCCGGTCGGAGTCCGTGAGTCTGGGTCTCCCTCTGCAGCGCCTCAGGACGTTCTCACCCCGGTCCCCGGCTCGGTGAGAGTCCAGAGGAACCTCCAGCTCTGCCAGGCGCTGCGCCATCACTGCCTGATCCCTACCGGAAGCCTGGCGTCTGCTTCCGGtttgcttcttcttctgcttggtTTTTTTCAGCCCATTGCAAGAACGAATTTTAAGTGAACACCGCCACCTACCGGTCAATCAacgtttttattagttttatgaactgttttgtttttgttttgaacgATTTATTGTTTTTCGATTTTCATTGCTTTGTTAAATTTCATATAATAATTTGCaaatttacaggaaaaaatatattctcTTCTATTTCCATTGTATATGTGTTTAGTCTGTTAATTTAGCCTGGTACAGTTTTTCTCTTGCTGCTAAACAGAGTGTGCTGAACCTacagtattttcattgtttcggctgttttttaaaatttagtgATGGTGTCACTttagaaataagaaaaagagaataataataatcatgattataaatatacagatatttacacGTCAAAAAAGAATATATGTACACAGTAGTGCAAAATGACAATTGCAGAGTGAGAATACAatgcaaaaagcaaagaaatgagTTATTGCCTAGTTTTACACATGATATGTAATGATGAagatacagaaaaacacagaaaaagctgcatatttagaatttttccaGAATTTACCTCGCAGCGGAACGTTACAGTGTATGCTTTCCACCCGGACCGCAGCAGCAGGAACACCAatgtacaaaatgtaaacagtcgCGGTAAACTCTAACTGGAACAACTTTATCAGACGTCGTAGTTGATTAAAAGTGTTTCGTATTGTAGAATGAGCCATGGCGGACATTTTAAGCCTCGTGTTTAGGACTTTTACGTCTCCAGTGGGTCTGAAGAAGCAGCTGCCGGTCCGTCCTCCGCCTCCAGCCGCCGGCAGCAGCCTCCTGCTCGGAGACCCGGAGCTGAGCCGCTCCGTGCTGCTGCTGGCGGCCGTGACGGCGGCCTCAGAGCTGGGCATGAGAGTGGTGTTCTTCACCCAGACTCAGATCCAGAGCCTCCCGGTGTCCCTGCAGAGATGTGTTCCTAATCTGAGCCCTGAGAGCCTGAAGGTAGAAGTTTCTTTATAAACGGTAACTAATGGGAATcagttttaaattaattatttagaGGTTCTTCATACATCTGAAAAGCATTTTTGAGAGATCTGTCCTATTTCAACAGCGCCTAGTTTTTAGCTGAAGgttatctgatctgtgtttttaaaaaactagTCATACACACTCCTAATCCAGTTATTAATTTAAACAGTTTTGGTAATTTTCAGTCTGATTTCAGCTTCTCTTCTTGTCTTTCTCCCAGTTGGCTTTTACCGTTTTATGGTTACGTTTTTTCTTTCTACCGGTCAAATCACTTGAAGTCACTTAAGTCACTGTACCttaatgtgtaaatactgtttATTGACTCTTAATACATTTAGTAGTTATGTAGAGTGTAAAATTAGatatattttgtttattgtatagcaattttttaaaagtttatactaaccttaaccctcctgatgtcctcattGATGGACactaaaaaatactgtttccttgtctgaaaaaaatccaaaaattcaggaaaaaatacataaacactGTATGAACAGGTAAAATGGAAAGTAAGAggtaaacattaaaatgaattaatgaatACTCAAAATAATTCACTATGTTCAGAATTTAACAATTTAGATagttaaacatctgaaaaaaagaacaagctgaacaattaaactgaataaataacAGGTAACATTAACAGTAAAGTTACCTGAAAGTGTTAGATTAATGATTGAAACACCAAGTGACAGTATGTAAACTTGACCAATCAACACacaaatctatctatctatctatctatctatctatctgagtTCCAGTGAAGCAGCTACTTTGACTCACTCGgcttctttctgtcatttcttctCCCCTACCTCTAGAAAATCAAGTTCTCCTACCCCCGGACGCTGGAGGAGCTCCTCCTGCAGGTGGCCGGCCTTCATGAGTCCACCAGCACGTCTCCCACACCTCCCTCCCTCATCATCGTGGACAGACTGGAGGGCTTCCTGTGCGGCGCTGGAGGCAGCAGCCACGGTGGATCTCACCCAGCACAGCTGTCCTGCGCTGCACATCTGTCTGCGCTGCTGTGCGACACCGCTGCCTTTCTTACACAAATCCTGGAGCAGCGAGGGTCAAACTCGGGCCCCTGTCGCTTCATCGTCTCCTTTCTGTCAGAAGTGGACTCTGGGCAGGGCAGTAAGGATCCCTCTGGCACAGATCCCCTTCTGGACGTCCTCGATCGCTACTTCCAGGTTCGCTGCACTCTGGACCCAGACAGAGGCTacggagctgcagcagctggagtACAGGAGGTGTGGCACATTTACTTATCTGGGAGAGGAATCACTGAGGCCTCTTTCACCAAAGACCGTGAGGAGAAGCCGGCTGTAGCACAGGAGTGGCAGCTCTTCACTCATCCAGATGGTTTAATGGAGTTTAACCTGGTTTAACTTCATCAAAGACTTCAACAGAAGGTGATGAAGGAAAGAAGCATAACTAATCTGTTGTGAAAATGTTTGATAAAGTCGAACTTTTACCAAATCTTGTTGCTTTTTCACTGATACAGAAGACTATAATCTGCCTCTCACGCCAGTTAACAGCAGTTGTAACATTTAAAGAGTTTTGAATGACTTTAATGTTTGTGAAATACATGAATagactgaaaaataattacactgACATCAATAAATCTGGTCGTCTTTAACTGAACAGTGGTTTCCAACATTTTTTACCTCTCAACAGAAGGCACAGTCTTccctctaaagcaggggtgtcaaactcattttagttaaaaaaaaaagtaatgcactatgcatcaaaaataaacatttcatatgtcatgttaatgtttttattccATTAATCAACATGCGTGAAACATTAGATTTCAGGGGCTGATATCACAGTTAAAGTATTTTACAAATCTTCTGAAAACAAAGTCATATTCAAGAGACAatataaatgttcattttaaccctcgtgtcattctgtgggtcaaaattgacccgttttaaagtttgaaaatgtggaaaaaaatatattttcacagtgaaacttctgatgtccacattttcaacattttttggtgaaaaaatgtttcttaacatccacaaaaaaaatcaaccaaaatccagcaaattttggaatttggttgatttttatgtgaagtaGATATGAGAAGtcttactgatatatatgaaatcacttttgatatttttaggatttttttggaagattttttactattttttgaaaacatttacaagaatttcttgccaaatttggtgattttttaaaaataaaacttttaaagaattattggaattttcttcctgaaggttttacagattttcagaaatttgggaaaaaaaattttgctgaacttttttttcagacaaggaaacaatattttttggtgcctgtaaatgaagacaacaggagggttaatgaaaGACATGAAAGGACATAGTACTCTGTTTTTAAGTTTATGCATTCTCTGCATTATAGTAtaagaaaagacattttacaaTGTTCATCCAAAGATCAGACTTTATCTtaacaaatatatatttcttaGTAAGAAAAAAGCTATTATGAAAAAGAAACTTACAGGACAGCCAGTTGTTTCCCTGTTGTGTCACACTATATTacaacttttttaaaatcaaaaatcaaCAATCTTTACAAATGTACTTACAAACTTTAAGAGTTGCTATAAATTCACTTACAAGATATTTTCCTTTAGCCACGAAAGCAAACAAGGATAAAAAAGTCTagaaattcttcagtttaatgtCCTGAAATGTGTGGCTGTGCTCTGTAGATGGCAGCAGTGACTAGAAAACGAGTTCAACAGCTACAGTCACCTGAATACTACCTTAATGCTTTTCTGCAGCGCCTACAGTAGGAATCATTTCATTTGTCCCAGAAGTCTGTGTTTGGGAAATAAAAACTGCTTACTGGTCTGtgattaaacataaaaaaatacacattatatACAAATACAGTGAGTTTCAGATTTGGAAATGACACTGGTGTAGTGGCCATGGAGGcaaagtaaaatttaaatggTAAAGATGGTaatagtgtgtgtttttggtatCATCAACAAATCCAAAGAGGACATAAACAAATATATAGTTAAAGAGCTTGCAGTGTAGTTTTTAACAAATATTAGTCAAACATGAGTCAATAGTGCATTTGTTGGGGTTTATTTTTGTCTGCGGATGAATACACATTTAGCGCTCTACTGAATATGCATCACTTTGGCCCAGATTAAAGaaccaaaacatttaatttagcataatcttttgtggttgttgtttagTGCTGTGGTTTTATGACCAGATGCTTTCAAAATTAAAGACACTCTCATCAGATCAGCTGTAATTTGAGTTCAGCGCTAATGTCCCTATACTCCTAGCAGTAGTGAGTTAGCGacgttagcatgttagcatgctaaagtAGCTAACTCATGCCTGCTAGCAGAGCTGTATGCTTTCAGTCTTGTTGGACTAAAATAGAAGTGCATGCTACCAAGGAATAAGCTACTATCTGACAGCCTTTCTGTCAAGGAATGCAAAtattaagtacatttactcactTAAGGACAATTTTGAGGTACTTCTGTTTGACTTCAGTCTTTCCAGTTTCTACTACTTTCCACTTCTCCActacattttcaaagcaaatatAGTACTTTTTACTTTACAACAACTATTTGACAACTTTCACTACTCTGCAGTTTAATATTCACGTCATATTATtaactgaaaataataaaaataataaaatgctaatattataGATTTAGCTACCCAGCaatatatacagtaaataaaattacaattacAAAGTACCACTATCAATTAATCCAGTAATGGATATTATTCTGAAATGACTTTTAAGtgtattttaatctttttaaagTAGAATTTTAATCCTAAGGCTTTAAGATTTTGAAAGCAGGACTTTTACACTGTGGTATTGCTATTTTTCACAAAAGATCGTTGTACTTCCTCCACCACAGCAGGCTTTGGATACATGGGTGTTTACTGTAAAAAGATTGAATCTTTGGCAGTTTTGGTATTCGAATTCAGCTTGTTGACAATAGAAAAATTTCAGAATATCACCAACATACCACATATCAGAAGAACAAGGAAAGAACATTTGGTTATTTTGttaacagtcttttttttttaaataaaacttttaaggaattattggaattttcttcctgaaggttttgaaaattacagaaatttggggattttttttctgaatttttgcattttatcagacaaggaaacaatattttttggtgctcgtagacaaagacaacagcagGGCTAATGCATCGGCATGCAGACGATGATCAGAGAATCAGTATTTGGCTGCCATTCCTGTGTCGTGGTAGTGTCCTGTACAGATCAGATAAATCCAGTGGATCCTTTAGCTTTCAGCTCCTTGGTTCCTCTCTTAACAGTTGATGAAAGCCTGTGTGGCCTGGTGTGAACATCCAGAGAGCCTTCAGTCCGAGTACAGCCCGTCCAGTTTACCTCCATCTCAGCCCTTATCATGAACCGGGTACTGCCGTGACAGGAGAGGTCTTCTGTGAGCTGAGATCTCATTCTTGTAGTCGTGGGCGTAGAAAACCGCCTTCCCAATGTCGTCCACTCTGCTCATGGGGCTGTAATCCATAGAGACCCCAGAGTCTGCAACCGCCATGTAGGTGTACAAAGGACCTTTTGCTGTCCAGGCCTGGTGAGGGTACTCGAAGCTGGACTGTGACGAAAGGCGACCCGACCCGGAGCTTTGCTGCACCGATCCCAGGTCAGAGTGGGACTCACACAACACCGTCTTTCTGGAGGCAAACAGCACCTCAAGGGGTAGGGCCTCCTCAAAGTTGTCATCCACGTGGCCGTTTTCACCCTGGTTGTTGGTGTTGAGGGTGACGTAGGCGTCCTGAGACTCCAGCAGAGACAGCTGGGAGAAGGGGACCTGGGGCTGGTGGAACGCCCGGAGGCGGTCCATCAGCCGGGGGTCATGTGGTGAGCGTCTCCACCCATCCGTCAGAGCTGAATTACCCCTTTCCAACAGCTCTCTCTCCTCCAGCCCGTTCTTCACGTCCTCCTTTCTGACGGCGCTCAAAGCTTTGGAGGCCTTGGGCGGCAGAGGAGGGGAGGACAGTGGAGGACAAAGGCTGAGTTCTGACAGGACTTCCAGAGGAGACGGACGTTCTTCTGAGTAGACGAGAGCTGGAGTCAACCACAGGCCTCCATTGGTCTGCCCTAACCACTCCTGTACACATCCATGAGGGAAGGTTAGCATGTTTATGTTAGCGTGTAACTCAAAGCTAACATGTGCTagagcaggagtgtcaaacatcCAGCCTGTGAGCCAAAACCGGCCTTCCACAGGGTCCAAagcggccctcaaagtgtaaaaattacagagaagacattaactgaaaATTGTTAATTTGAAAATCtattgatttaaaataatttcttgttgCTTCaatttgttttgatcataaagtaaaatactagactgttcattattcttttattttgtgtcttattttttgtaaaattttgttttgtttttatttttttgtctgtttcctttgtcatatgtttttgtcgttttgtttctcgtttttttttgtcattttgtgttctttgggtcatttgtgtaattgtttttgtctcatttttgtcatttgtccattttttgtctaattttgttatgtttcgtgtcgtttgtctcattttttgttgttttgtgtctcagttttgtcattttgcctctgatttttgcattattttttctcgattttgttgtttttttgtctgatttttgtcattttgatcaagtaaaatactgcatcactcagttccagatacctgtgaataaatgttgtgttcctttgtagacactctgtgatctggaagttgtaatgtgtagatgataaactgaggcaaaatattgctaaaattgaacttatttttcttcagaaatttcaggatgTTCATGatgttgtgtaaaaaaaaattccttcaacgtgaacatttttagaacgtACCTTCTGTGcactaaagcaaaggaaaaatgtgtctttgtagttattttttgtaggtttttatgctgtgattcCACTGGTCACTtaagatcaaactgggctgaatgtggagccTGAACTAAggtgagtttgacactcctgttcTAGACTAAAGCCTCACTTATGAAGCAGCGTCGTGTTCTTACCTGAAAGTCCCCACCATAAACAGTAAAAAGCCCTTGGAATTTGCCGTCAGGAGTTGGAATAGTTGGCCAAATCTTCTTGATGAGAAACCTGAAGTGGGAGCAGATGTTGAAAATATCATTCtgggtttgtttttagcagtacaACATTGTTTTGTGGCTAGAAATGAAGCCATGTGTTTGGTGTTCTTGGTTGACTGACTTCTGATGGGACAGGAGCATGGCAAGGCACAGCAGGATGAGGATGAAGGAGATGACGAGAGTCAGGGACAAGATCAGCGGGTCGAGTTCTGGAGAAGG
This window harbors:
- the swsap1 gene encoding ATPase SWSAP1, producing the protein MADILSLVFRTFTSPVGLKKQLPVRPPPPAAGSSLLLGDPELSRSVLLLAAVTAASELGMRVVFFTQTQIQSLPVSLQRCVPNLSPESLKKIKFSYPRTLEELLLQVAGLHESTSTSPTPPSLIIVDRLEGFLCGAGGSSHGGSHPAQLSCAAHLSALLCDTAAFLTQILEQRGSNSGPCRFIVSFLSEVDSGQGSKDPSGTDPLLDVLDRYFQVRCTLDPDRGYGAAAAGVQEVWHIYLSGRGITEASFTKDREEKPAVAQEWQLFTHPDGLMEFNLV
- the epor gene encoding erythropoietin receptor — protein: MTCDHLSRLLALFVIFCAARTGSVVQGARDFEKKASMLLKEESENPKCFAENRKDFTCFWEEDEERAGSVDQYTFTYNYQNENGSRCPLRVVPAAGGKRLFVCHLNRFQMFVQMDIRVHREGMLIHNRSLFVELVFFLDPPGNVTVSGTGQQGQLNVSWVPPPLKYMEDSMMYEVIYAPEGHHVGQVEVARASSELILRGLQSGTKYEVQVRVKLDGLSYNGYWSAWSDPVFMETLPAELDPLILSLTLVISFILILLCLAMLLSHQKFLIKKIWPTIPTPDGKFQGLFTVYGGDFQEWLGQTNGGLWLTPALVYSEERPSPLEVLSELSLCPPLSSPPLPPKASKALSAVRKEDVKNGLEERELLERGNSALTDGWRRSPHDPRLMDRLRAFHQPQVPFSQLSLLESQDAYVTLNTNNQGENGHVDDNFEEALPLEVLFASRKTVLCESHSDLGSVQQSSGSGRLSSQSSFEYPHQAWTAKGPLYTYMAVADSGVSMDYSPMSRVDDIGKAVFYAHDYKNEISAHRRPLLSRQYPVHDKG